The following are from one region of the Magallana gigas chromosome 6, xbMagGiga1.1, whole genome shotgun sequence genome:
- the LOC105340835 gene encoding cAMP-dependent protein kinase type II regulatory subunit, translated as MSLEIPDGLGDLLRDFTVAVLRDRPNDLYDFAVDYFSKVKETRKPKSIPMYVIVDEDDEGAGEPDKEQFKPKTRKYNRYARRQSVSAERYDPEADDDDEDKVIYPKTDEQRERLTEAVCGILLFRCLEPEQMQDVIDAMFEKAVKPGEYVIHQGDDGDNFYVIDHGLYDVLVNVNDQEKKIHRFDNRGSFGELALMYNMPRSASIVAVSDGVLWAMDRNSFRRIILRSAFKKRKMYEELLENVTMLKSLEPYERMNLADALVTRNFSDGETIIAQGDEADGMYFVESGMIRVTINHPEGGEEEVGRHGAGKYFGELALIENKPRSANVYAIGKVKVAFLERDSFERLLGPCLDIMKRNSEIYKNYTESS; from the coding sequence ATGAGTTTGGAGATTCCCGATGGGTTGGGAGATCTCTTGCGTGATTTCACCGTTGCCGTCTTGCGTGATAGACCAAACGATCTGTACGACTTTGCTGTGGATTATTTCTCTAAAGTTAAGGAAACGAGGAAGCCGAAGTCTATTCCTATGTACGTAATTGTGGATGAGGATGATGAAGGGGCAGGGGAACCAGACAAAGAACAGTTTAAACCAAAGACCCGAAAGTATAACCGTTACGCAAGGCGTCAGTCGGTGTCGGCCGAGAGGTACGATCCGGAGGCAGACGATGATGACGAAGATAAAGTGATTTATCCCAAAACTGACGAGCAGCGAGAGCGACTTACAGAGGCTGTCTGTGGCATTCTTCTTTTTAGATGCCTGGAACCAGAGCAAATGCAAGATGTAATTGACGCCATGTTCGAAAAGGCGGTCAAACCGGGTGAGTACGTAATACACCAGGGAGACGATGGGGACAATTTTTACGTCATAGATCATGGTCTATACGATGTTTTAGTTAATGTTAATGATCAAGAGAAGAAAATACATCGTTTTGATAATAGGGGAAGTTTTGGAGAGCTAGCTTTGATGTACAACATGCCGCGATCGGCGTCCATTGTGGCCGTTTCCGATGGAGTTCTATGGGCAATGGATAGAAATTCCTTCCGCAGAATCATTCTTCGAAGTGCATTTAAGAAACGTAAAATGTACGAAGAACTCTTAGAAAACGTTACCATGTTGAAATCTTTGGAACCCTATGAGAGAATGAATCTTGCAGATGCATTGGTGACTAGAAATTTTTCGGACGGCGAAACCATTATAGCACAAGGAGATGAAGCTGATGGAATGTATTTTGTGGAGTCGGGGATGATACGGGTCACTATAAATCACCCGGAGGGTGGAGAAGAGGAAGTAGGACGTCATGGGGCTGGGAAATATTTCGGAGAACTTGCTCTCATAGAAAACAAACCTAGATCCGCCAATGTGTATGCGATAGGGAAAGTGAAAGTGGCATTTTTGGAACGTGATTCTTTCGAAAGACTTTTAGGTCCATGTCTTGACATTATGAAAAGAAATTcggaaatatataaaaactacacagaaagttcttga